The proteins below come from a single Pedobacter sp. MC2016-14 genomic window:
- a CDS encoding ComEA family DNA-binding protein — protein MVKEWLYKYFDLSKREFNGLMSLAVILIVVMAAPEISNLLFPYQHNVAAENLAIQELELENSEPYPHAKKADGQKTGDLDFFDPNTIGLDGWQKLGLSEKQARVILNYRDKGGKFRNPDDLKKMYSISRSKYAELLPYIRMETVTAKTNYGSFGSTNKAYLAKKSDPEIIEVNGADTLLLDKIKGVGPVFARRIIKYRDRLGGFYKKEQLMEVFGLDSVKFDEIKNQVDIDVSLLRRININSAVVEDFKNHPYIRYKQVNALIQYRKQHGNYTDIEDLKKVAILTPELIVQLKPYLSFK, from the coding sequence TTGATGTCATTAGCGGTTATTTTAATTGTTGTAATGGCAGCACCCGAAATTTCTAACCTTCTTTTTCCATACCAGCACAATGTGGCAGCCGAAAATTTGGCTATTCAGGAACTTGAACTCGAGAATTCTGAGCCATATCCTCATGCTAAAAAAGCAGACGGTCAAAAAACTGGAGATTTGGATTTTTTTGACCCTAATACTATTGGATTGGATGGCTGGCAGAAACTTGGACTTTCAGAGAAACAGGCCCGGGTAATTCTAAATTACAGAGATAAAGGGGGCAAATTTCGCAATCCAGACGATTTAAAAAAAATGTATTCCATAAGTAGAAGCAAGTATGCGGAGCTCCTTCCTTATATTAGGATGGAGACTGTGACTGCAAAGACTAATTACGGAAGTTTTGGTAGCACTAACAAGGCTTATTTGGCTAAAAAATCTGATCCTGAAATCATCGAAGTGAATGGTGCCGATACGCTGTTACTTGATAAAATAAAGGGTGTAGGGCCGGTTTTTGCACGAAGAATTATAAAATATAGAGATAGGCTTGGAGGATTTTACAAAAAGGAACAGTTAATGGAAGTTTTTGGACTGGATTCGGTGAAGTTTGACGAAATCAAAAATCAGGTTGATATAGATGTATCATTGCTTAGAAGGATCAATATCAATAGCGCTGTTGTGGAAGATTTTAAAAATCATCCTTACATCCGCTACAAACAAGTAAATGCATTGATACAATACAGAAAACAGCATGGAAATTATACTGATATTGAGGACTTAAAAAAGGTGGCCATTTTGACCCCGGAATTAATTGTGCAGCTGAAACCTTATCTTTCTTTTAAATGA